In the Chaetodon trifascialis isolate fChaTrf1 chromosome 12, fChaTrf1.hap1, whole genome shotgun sequence genome, CCTCCAGGCGTACGCCGCGGGGTCACACGGCGGCGACCGCTGCCGCCATCCAGGCTCTGGTTTTATGAACTGCGAGGAGGAAGTTTGCTCTGATGGCATCCTGGCTCTCAGCACTCATGTGTGAACTGTCCCAAGATAAAAGGCAGCTGTAAAACACGATCAATAAAGCTGCTGTCACAGCCAGCTCTTTATAATGTAGGTCTCAGTGTTCTCAGCGGCCAGCTGTCCTGGTAATTACCCACAGGAACATTTAATCAGCGCTCGTTTTGCAATCACGACATCCTTCCCGGTAAGGCCGCGACTGAAGATAAAGGTCAGCCCGAGTATGCGAGCTGCTCCTCGAGTTTCAGTAGCAGCAACTATCAGACAGAAATCAGCAGCTGGAGCCTCACTTTGGAGCAATTGTTCAGTTTGTACTGCGAAGCTTGAAGCTGGAGACGAGCCaggtgtttctgtccaccttcAACGCTCAGCCAGCTGCAAACGTCTGGTCGCTGAGGGGATGAAAGGCGTCACTTCAAACTGGATAAacttcaacacaaacacagaaaacatgatgacGAGTAGGAGTGATCAGCTTTTCCAGGATGCGTGAACAGTGAAGTAAAGTGTCATAAATAGTATTTTGGTGGAGATGATGTTCTCCAGATGTTCTCCAGAGTGTCTGTGAGGGTCTGACAGAGCAGATCACACATTCAGAGCATCTTTAATTCACTTCTTCACGGCTCGGTGGAGGCTGACAGGAAGCTGACTGACGTCACGCCGGCTGTTTCCTGTGAAGCCTCGCTGCGCGTAGGCGTGTGACTCGGCGTACGAGAAGCAGCCACGCACACATGTGCGTCGGCGTTCCTGCATGTGTGAAGCCTCGTGTGTTAGCGTGTTAGCCTGATGCGCTGCCGCCATCGTCTGTGTCTGACTGCACATGCCTCGCCACATGACGCGGCGGCGGTTTCATAAGAGCCCCCCGTGCGCTGAACCTCtcagtcaccatgacaacatgAGTTTGCTTTGGTCACCATGGCGATTTCCCCAACTCTGCTGCATTCAGCTTCCCTTTGAAgcaaagtgatgaagaggaggtgatCAACAGGTCTGAACATCTGGACGAGGCTGTGTTAGATAGATGTGATTttaatgacatcacatcaacaGCTGATTGGCAGACGAGCAGACCTCAGAACAAAACCTAAAGCTGAACTCATCAGCAGACTCCAGCGAGCGCTGCTATAATGACTGCTAACGAACAGCGTTTTGCAGTAGCAGGATAATGAAGTGGTTCTTCTGAAGACACTGAATCTGTGACATGAAGACAGAGTCTCCAGGAGCTCCGATAAAACAGACCTGATGATTGGATTCAGGTATTAAATGATGCTGTTTACCTGTTTCAGGTGTTTCATGTCACATCTTCACTTATTGATTTGGGACGTGCTCATTAATCAACAATGTGTCCCAAACAACATGAAACGAGCCTGAAAACAGACGAGACGTCCTGAccagctgtttctgtctgaggTCCTGCTTTGCTTCACACTGGGATGTCCTCCGTCAGGGTGACCCTGCGGGACGGACGTCCAGCCGAATCCGTCGGTGGACGCTTGTCTCCCGTCTGACGTGCGGCCACTTCACACAAGCACGCCAGCTGCCTGGATACCTGGTCGCTAAGGAAACAGCGTGGCACCCACACTGATCTCCATCCTCTCATCACTTTGGTCGCCATGGTCACCACTTTAGTGGGAGCTGGAGTGTTTTCAgtggggggaggaagaggaggaggaggaggaggaggagaaggaggaggggaggaggaggaggagggctgatGGAAGCAGACATGAGAGAGTCCGGGGAGGCGACCCGGCACCTCAGACCACAAACAGCTGGTCGTGCTGCTGGAGGCTCAAAGAGGAAGGCtacacctcctccacctcctcctccacctccctctgaCTCCCAGACCTCCTCCAGCCAAATAATATCAGTGTTCCAGCGTCTCTGCAGTGATGATGAAGTATCTGCAGGATCCTCCAGAAGGAGCAGGTCGACGTGCCGCCGTCAcgcacagcagcaacaaacatggctgaacGTGACGGCAGCACATCGACCTGCTCCAAATACTTCATCACCACTGCAGAGACGCTGAAACACTGATATTATTTGGCTGGAGGAGGTTTGggagtcagagggaggaggaggcggaggtcGTGATGTCATCACACATTAATGTGGAACATTTCCAGTATCACACTGTGATTATCGTACTGGGAGTGATGGCGCTCAGCCCGTTTGAATGGACCTCACGGAgccttctgattggctgacactAACACTGCAGCGTGACCTTTACCTGACCTCACTGCTGTTGGacctctgctctgattggctgctgttcATTAGTCTTCATCAGACGCTCTGGACAGCGTGTTGGCAGCTGCCAGTAATAATCTGATGAGACCGAATGTCCCCTGTGACAGGCGgacagtcacaggggacatgTACTGCTCTGAGTACTTCAAGTACATTTCCTTGATTATACCTATTTAGATGACTGTGTTGGTTTACTGTTTGAATGCTTCAGCAGGTTTAATGAagactctgcctgtctgtccatctgtcctgtctctctgtctgtccttctgtccgtctgtgtgtctgtctgtctgtccttctgtccgtctgtgtgtctgtctgcagtggaggGGATGAAGGTGGTGGAGATCGAGAAATGTCGCAACGACATCAAGAAGCTCCGAGAGGAGATGGTGTCCAGGAACAACAGGTGATATGAGGACACGAGCAGCAGAGTCTAGTATCAGTACTGATAGTACTGTATGAATGCAGTGCTATCAGTGTTACTGCAGTAGTATCAGTATTACTGCAGTAATAACAGCAATAGTAGTTGTGAGACCATGTGATCGACATTTATTCACATACTAAACTGTGACAGATACTGATtactgtagtagtagtagtagtagaagtagtagtatTTGTACCAGTACTGTGATTTATCCTGGTCGATGTTTttcagtaacttcctggaggaCAATAAGAAGCTGACTCCTCGCCGAGACGTCCCGTCCTACCCGAAGGTAAGAGCGTCTCCTCACTCTGTTAGCCAGGTGAGTCTGCTGACAGCAGCGTCTCCTCTGGGCCTCTGGAGACAAACGATGTCCAACATGGACATTTGGACAAAAGTCAGACCAGAAGTCATTGATTCAAACATGTGGCGGGTGTGAAAATGTGATTGGTCGGCTCAGTAGATCAGGCTCCGCAGAGCAATAGGTCACTGTGAAGTGAGTTTGGTGTGTGTAGaggtgtgtacaggtgtgtgtaggtgtgtgtaggtgtatacaggtgtgtgtaggtgtgtgtaggtgtatacaggtgtgtgtagctgtgtgcaGAGCCCCTCCCCCCCGTGGGCGGAGCCTGACAGGTTAACTGCCGCTCTGTTACCTGCAGTACATGCTGTCACAGCAGACCATAGACGCCCTCAAAAAACCCGCCTTCGACGTCTGGCTGTGGGAGGCCAACGAGGTgagacagcagctgactgaACCCGTCTCACCCAtctccccctgtctctctctcccccctccctgtgCCCCCCCCCTCCCTGTGCCCtgctgccctgtgtgtgtgtgtgcatgtgtgtgtagtacCACCTGTCAAAGGAGACAATAGAAGCTCTTAGATTGCCTACATTCGATGCTTGGCAGTGGGAGCCCAATGAGGTGAGACTCATTCATCCTctgattcatttttcatcaaGGTCAAATGATTAATCCTGACCgatcaatcagctgatgatGGCGCTGTGAACGATCGATCGGTGGACATGCTGTCAGTGATTTATCGGCCTGTGGAGCTCATCACGTCCGTGTTGTTGCAGATGCTGAGCTGTCTGGAGCACATGTACCATGACCTGGGCTTGGTCAAAGACTTCAACATCAACCCCATCACGCTCAAGAGATGGCTGGTGAGACCTGGACCCCTCTGAGTCTGACAGAGGACAAACTGTCTCTGAAGGGGTTTATGTTGTGGAGTTTTTGTCTCAGCcgtcctgtctctctctctcctggcagCTCTGTATTCATGACAACTACAAGAACAACCCCTTCCACAACTTCCGCCACTGCTTCTGCGTCACCCAGATGATGTACAGCATGAtctgcctctgcagcctgcaggtgaGCGtgaagctcctccagagcggGACGCGACACCTGGCTCACTGGTCCCAGTTATGTTAAGACAGCAGTGAAAGGTCAAGGTGTCCAAATGTTTAAATGCCGTGACATTTGAGCGTCAGCGTCAGTCCATTCCTCACAAAGAGCCCAGAGACAGGCTCAAAGGAGCCAGGAAGCTGGCGTCACGACCAGCAGAGAGGCTCCACTGAAAGACGCTGTGGaggtgcatgatgggaaatgtacgGGTGGGATTCAGGGTTTCAGGATTCAGGGAAGTCAGAATATCAGCCCCCGACAGATAAAAGCAGCTAAAAGTCAAAAGCACAAGACATCGGGGGGTTGGGAAAGCTCAGGGGAAAGACTGAAAGGttgaggaagagggggaggagggggaggagggggaggagggggaggaggaggaggaggaggaggaggaggagggggagggtgtGATGAAGGGGAGACACTTGTCTGAAAAggggaaggagaaagaaaaaatgagctTCTTCCTCTATTCACAGGAGGTTTCATTATCACAGGCCTAATGACAGATTGTGAAGCATCTGCAGCAGCAATGTGCTAACGagggctcacacacacacacacacacacacacacacacacacacacacacacacacacacacacacacacacacacacacacacactctcacattcacacattcattgacataaacgtgtgtgtttgttttccaggagaAATTCACTCAGGTCGACATTTTGATTCtcatgacagcagctgtgtgtcacGATCTGGATCACCCCGGATTCAACAACACgtaagacgcacacacacacacacacatgcacacgcacaggTTTGCAGAcacctttctttctctttttgttccaTTCTTCAGTTTTTTATACATCTGCTCACCTCCAtgtcttctcttcctccatcttccttcCTTGTTGTCCTtgtcacccccccccacacacacacctcaccccCCCATCATCCAGGTACCAGATCAACGCCAGAACAGAGCTGGCGGTTCGCTATAACGACATCTCGCCTCTGGAGAACCATCACTGCGCCGTGGCCTTCCAGATCTTCTCTCAGCCTGACTGCAACATCTTCTCCAACTTTGACCCCGAGGCCTTCAAACAGATtcgacaggtgtgtgtgtgtgtgtgtgcgtgtgtgtgtgtgcgcgcgcgcgcgtgtcaGGATGAACTTTGGtaaatgcatacaaacacatttcCGTCTTCTTGTCTGACCTCGTGCCGTCTCTCAGGGCACCATCACTCTGATCCTGGCCACAGACATGGCGCGGCACGGGGAGATCCTGGACTCCTTCAAGCAGAAGGTCGACAATTTCGACTACACGGACGAGGAGCACGTCACCTGTGTAAGAGCACGCTTTCATTTCCTGATTAGAAGCAAGTGGCGCAGACTGACAGGAAGCATTCAGAGCCTTCGCTCAGTCAAAGTACTAACAcatggtgacctttgacctcgcTCTGTGCAGCTGAAGATGGTGCTCATCAAGTGCTGCGACATCTCCAACGAGGTGCGGCCCATGGAGGTGGCTGAGCCGTGGGTGGACTGCCTGCTGGAGGAGTACTTCATGCAGGTGAGTCGCTCCCGTGTCCTGTCCGTCCTCTGCGGCTCGTCCTCAGGTTACATGCTAACAGTTTCATCTGATCTGAGGTCTGAGCGTGTCCAGCGTGTCCAGCGTGTCCCCGCACAGACTGGACAGCCCCGTATGATCAGCTATGTTCagatacataaataaaactcactcctgtctgtctgtctgtccacctgtctgtcctcctgtctgtctgtctgtcctcctgtctgtctgtgtgtgtctgtctctctgtctgtctgtccacctgtcctcctgtctgtcctccgcAGAGCGACAGGGAGAAGGCTGAGGGACTTCCTGTGGCTCCGTTCATGGACAGAGAAAAGGTCACCAAGCCGACGGCTCAGATCGGCTTCATCAAGTTTGTCCTCATCCCCATGTTTGAGACTGTGATGAAGGTGAGCGATGACGAAGGTCAGAGTGACGGAGCTCTGGTTCTGGACGTGTTTACTCTCATAGCATTTGAATTTGCATttggaaaacagtttttcaacTTAAAGCTGCAAAGAATGTGTGCACTAAAGGGACGAGACCCCAAAACACGCTGCGAGTGGACGACGTCAAACCGCTTCCTGCAGCAGTCCAGACTGTGAAAACATGAGCGTCAACAGCTTCACTCAAACGTGTCCCTGCGTCAGTCCTAAACGAGGACATCAGTTTAAAAACGAGGACGTCTCAGTTTCACCTCTGATCtgatgtctttgtgctgttttcagctaaatATGAGACGTCAGCgacacagaaaacatgtcacCGAAGCTatcaatcccacaatgcaacgtGTTTGATTTTACAGATGAAGTTAATCTGTGACTGAAATCTTCATTTGTAGCTCAAAGCAGAGAAACTTTaacaaacacaatgtgtgtgtgtgtgtgtgtgcgtgtgtgtgtgtgcgtgtgtgtgcgtgccagcTGTTCCCACAGATCGACGAGGCCATGGTGCAGCCGCTCAGAGAGTCCAGAGACCGATATGAGGAGCTCAAACAGATCGATGACGCCATGAATGAGGTGGGAGGGGTTCTGAGCGTGCcgtttgttttgtcttcagctgtgactgatgatgatgatgataacgatgatgatgacgacgatgttCCTGCaggtgcagaagaagaagagtgagaaCCTGACCATGGGCGGGAAGAAGAAGTAACGGCTTCTGAAGAGGTAGAGGGAGCAGAGCttcctgtgtgctctgtgttgGAGCAGGTCTCAGAGCAGCGGCGCTTACGTAACCAGTTCTTCTGTGTCAGCAGCAGCGAGCGAGGCGGCGGCGGCGAGTCCTGTTGGTTCGAGACGGGACGGACATCTTTCCATCGCTCCGTCCTCGCCTCGCTTCACTTGCCGGAGGGCGGAGCGGCGGCAGGATGCGGGATCTGGATTTCCAGTCCGTCACCGAGGACCGGGTTTAAGACGGCGGCTCTGAGACGGCGTTACAGACGGCCGACGGCGGCGAGGACCAGGCGGAGCGCCCGAAGCCCTTTTCAGGAAGCGTCCACATGTACAGCACAAACTACTTCACTGAACAATGTTTAGATACATAACGGCGTTTTTTATTtggaatgtgttgttttttacagCTTGTACAGATTTTTAGTGACTTTTGTTCTTTcctataaaaaataaaagattacTTTAATTACAAAATCAGTTTCCGCTCACTGTTGTTGTGACGGCCTCTTTAAAGTGTCTCCACCTTCTCTGTGCGCAGATACAGTACAAACATGATGATTACTCAATCATCATCGATCATCACGATCAGTCGATTAGCTGCGTGACgtcagaaaagacaaagaagcatcaaatatttgactttctgcttgaaaaacaatcaaaatagTTGTCAATTAATTCTCCTTCGATCAGCTAATCGATTTCTCGACTGATCGTTGCAGCTTTGAATATTCCGATGGATCAGGAgcggacaggaagtcagagaagaggaaaggggcACGTGGTGCGTTCACAAACGGAAACAGAATCATgtttatttgtaaaaatcaAACTTAAAAATCATCTGTGGAGGCCTCGCAGTGACGCGCCGACTCTCCACGAGCTCCATCAAACACGTTCAACTCATTCAACTCAAAGCATCGCAAAGGAAATCACAGCGCTCGTCTCAAAGTGTCCGTTCAGGCGGACGTCTCACGTCCAGCTGCGGACGTCTCACGTCCAGCTGCGGACGTCTTGGCCCTCTTGTTGCCGTTGGCTTCGTGCGTCTTCgtcctcttcagctgctgctcctccagcctctgctgcttcttctgcaGGTACGCCGTCACGTTGTCGAAGCTCACCTTGTACAGGTGCTCGAAGCGGCTGTTGGTCCTCATGGAGgctgtgtgagagaggagcaggaggagaaggaggaggaggaggaggaggaggaggaagagaaggaggagaaggaggaggaggttagTGAAGAAGCCACAGCTGGTTCAGATCAACAGGCAGAAGAAGGCCTGAAGGCCACATgaagtgtgcgtgcgtgcgtgcgtgcgtgcgcgtgtgcgtgcgtgcgcgcgaCCTCTCACCCCGCAGCGTCGC is a window encoding:
- the pde9aa gene encoding high affinity cGMP-specific 3',5'-cyclic phosphodiesterase 9A isoform X1 — its product is MGSASSSYRVIYLDVDGRIQKVVFSRFCSPCDIKELFCTALGVPRNTNLSLLDSSGAMVSIDPTMPHNTERSPYRVVPLTGGQLADKEELFQNVLTQVAEQFSRAFKINELKTEVTNRLAMLEKRVELEGMKVVEIEKCRNDIKKLREEMVSRNNSNFLEDNKKLTPRRDVPSYPKYMLSQQTIDALKKPAFDVWLWEANEMLSCLEHMYHDLGLVKDFNINPITLKRWLLCIHDNYKNNPFHNFRHCFCVTQMMYSMICLCSLQEKFTQVDILILMTAAVCHDLDHPGFNNTYQINARTELAVRYNDISPLENHHCAVAFQIFSQPDCNIFSNFDPEAFKQIRQGTITLILATDMARHGEILDSFKQKVDNFDYTDEEHVTCLKMVLIKCCDISNEVRPMEVAEPWVDCLLEEYFMQSDREKAEGLPVAPFMDREKVTKPTAQIGFIKFVLIPMFETVMKLFPQIDEAMVQPLRESRDRYEELKQIDDAMNEVQKKKSENLTMGGKKK
- the pde9aa gene encoding high affinity cGMP-specific 3',5'-cyclic phosphodiesterase 9A isoform X2 — translated: MGSASSSYRVIYLDVDGRIQKVVFSRFCSPCDIKELFCTALGVPRNTNLSLLDSSGAMVSIDPTMPHNTERSPYRVVPLTGGQLADKEELFQNVLTQVAEQFSRAFKINELKTEVTNRLAMLEKRVELEGMKVVEIEKCRNDIKKLREEMVSRNNSNFLEDNKKLTPRRDVPSYPKYHLSKETIEALRLPTFDAWQWEPNEMLSCLEHMYHDLGLVKDFNINPITLKRWLLCIHDNYKNNPFHNFRHCFCVTQMMYSMICLCSLQEKFTQVDILILMTAAVCHDLDHPGFNNTYQINARTELAVRYNDISPLENHHCAVAFQIFSQPDCNIFSNFDPEAFKQIRQGTITLILATDMARHGEILDSFKQKVDNFDYTDEEHVTCLKMVLIKCCDISNEVRPMEVAEPWVDCLLEEYFMQSDREKAEGLPVAPFMDREKVTKPTAQIGFIKFVLIPMFETVMKLFPQIDEAMVQPLRESRDRYEELKQIDDAMNEVQKKKSENLTMGGKKK